A window of the Bacteroides thetaiotaomicron VPI-5482 genome harbors these coding sequences:
- a CDS encoding ABC transporter permease: MKERKKKYVALWQVMQRECRRLVSRPLYLFCMVIAPLFCYLFFTTLMDSGLPQNLPAGVVDMDDSSTSRNIVRNLDAFSQTGVVAHYSNVTDARIAVQEGKIYGFFYIPKGLSAEAQSQRQPKISFYTNYSYLIAGSLLFRDMKMMGELTAGSAARSVLYAKGATEDQAMGFLQPIVIDTHPLNNPWLNYSVYLCNTLIPGVLMLLIFMVTVYSIGVEIKDRTAREWLRMSNNSIYIALAGKLLPHTVVFFIMGIFYNVYLYGFLHFPCNSGIFPMIFATLCLVLASQCCGIVMIGTLPTLRLGLSFASLWGVISFSISGFSFPVMAMNPVLQALSNLFPLRHYFLIYVDQALNGYSMAYSWSNYMALLIFMMLPFFVVHRLKEALVYYKYIP, encoded by the coding sequence AGGGAGTGCAGGCGGTTAGTATCACGCCCGCTCTATCTCTTTTGCATGGTCATCGCTCCATTATTCTGCTACCTATTTTTCACAACCCTGATGGATTCGGGCCTTCCGCAGAATCTTCCGGCCGGCGTGGTAGACATGGATGACTCGTCTACTTCACGCAACATTGTCCGCAATCTGGATGCTTTCTCGCAAACAGGTGTCGTAGCTCATTACAGCAATGTGACGGACGCGCGTATCGCTGTGCAGGAAGGCAAGATCTACGGTTTCTTCTATATCCCGAAAGGCTTGTCGGCAGAGGCACAAAGCCAACGGCAGCCCAAAATCTCTTTCTACACCAATTACTCCTATCTGATTGCAGGTTCTTTACTATTCAGAGACATGAAAATGATGGGAGAACTCACTGCCGGCTCTGCGGCAAGGAGCGTACTGTACGCCAAAGGGGCTACGGAAGATCAGGCAATGGGCTTCCTGCAACCGATCGTGATTGACACACATCCACTGAACAATCCGTGGCTGAACTATTCGGTATACCTGTGCAATACACTGATACCGGGAGTACTCATGTTGCTCATCTTCATGGTTACCGTTTATTCTATCGGTGTAGAAATCAAAGACCGCACTGCCCGTGAATGGTTGCGAATGAGTAACAATTCCATTTACATTGCTTTGGCAGGCAAACTGCTTCCGCATACGGTGGTCTTTTTCATAATGGGGATATTCTATAATGTATACCTGTACGGTTTTCTGCATTTCCCCTGCAACAGTGGCATCTTCCCGATGATATTCGCCACGCTCTGCCTTGTATTGGCATCCCAGTGTTGCGGCATCGTCATGATAGGTACACTGCCTACACTCCGCCTCGGATTAAGTTTTGCCTCCTTGTGGGGAGTGATTTCATTCTCCATCTCCGGTTTTTCTTTTCCGGTGATGGCAATGAATCCTGTTTTGCAGGCCTTGAGCAACCTGTTTCCGTTACGTCATTATTTCCTGATTTATGTAGATCAGGCGCTCAACGGATACAGCATGGCTTACTCATGGTCCAACTATATGGCATTATTAATATTCATGATGCTTCCCTTCTTTGTGGTTCACCGCTTGAAAGAAGCATTGGTTTACTATAAA